From Toxorhynchites rutilus septentrionalis strain SRP chromosome 2, ASM2978413v1, whole genome shotgun sequence, a single genomic window includes:
- the LOC129770629 gene encoding transmembrane protein 18: MIDPNYIEINEIKGFLSFIQSIDWYDPWLIGLIAFHICITTTAVLTRKCGNFQVFLFLVLLLMVYFSESINEYAAVNWRIFSKQQYFDDKGLFISVVFSVPILLNCMLMVGSWHYQSTQLMTRLKTAQLRQQIRQSNNRRRIQEQKEE, translated from the exons ATGATCGATCCCAATTATATAGAAATTAATGAAATCAAAGGGTTTCTATCATTTATACAGAGT ATCGACTGGTATGATCCTTGGCTCATCGGGCTAATAGCGTTTCATATATGTATAACAACCACAGCTGTGTTAACGAGGAAATGTggaaattttcaagtttttcttttCCTAGTGTTGT tgTTAATGGTATACTTTTCGGAGAGCATCAACGAGTACGCAGCTGTGAACTGGAGGATTTTTTCGAAGCAACAATATTTCGACGACAAAGGTCTCTTTATATCAGTGGTGTTTTCTGTGCCAATTTTACTAAACTGTATGCTCATGGTG GGTAGTTGGCATTATCAATCCACCCAACTGATGACTCGTCTTAAGACTGCTCAATTGCGACAACAAATACGACAATCCAACAATCGCAGGAGGATACAGGAGCAAAAAGAAGAATAA
- the LOC129768305 gene encoding S-methyl-5'-thioadenosine phosphorylase — protein MNKPIKIGIIGGSGLDDSQIIESRAEKVVNTHFGNPSDVLIEGKIAGVDCVLLARHGRNHSIMPSNVNYRANIWALKELGCTHLIVSTATGSLQENIRPGDIVIPDNFIDRTTKRAQTFYDGNELLVGVCHIPMEPAFCSRSREVLIETAKELGIPVHERGTVVTIEGPRFSSKAESKMFRQWGADLVNMTLVPEVVLAKEAGLCYVAIAMATDYDCWRDCGENVNVADVLATFKKNITKVTELITSAIPRMAAIDWTSTIDDLKSTVNSSIMLPHSN, from the exons ATGAACAAACCAATAAAG ATCGGCATTATCGGAGGATCCGGACTGGATGATAGTCAGATTATTGAATCACGTGCAGAAAAAGTTGTGAACACACATTTCGGGAATCCATCGGATGTACTAATTGAAGGGAAAATAGCCGGAGTTGATTGCGTTTTGCTAGCCCGCCACGGACGGAACCACTCAATTATGCCCTCGAATGTGAATTACCGAGCAAATATTTGGGCGCTCAAGGAGCTCGGGTGCACGCATTTGATTGTATCAACCGCTACAGGATCGTTGCAAGAAAACATTCGTCCTGGAGATATTGTCATTCCagataattttatcgatcgtaCTACGAAACGGGCACAAACATTTTATGATGGCAACGAGCTGCTGGTAGGAGTTTGTCACATACCCATGGAACCAGCATTCTGTAGTCGAAGTCGCGAAGTGTTGATCGAAACCGCCAAAGAGTTGGGAATTCCGGTACACGAACGAGGAACCGTAGTCACAATAGAAGGTCCTAGATTCTCTAGCAAAGCCGAAAGTAAAATGTTCCGCCAATGGGGTGCGGATCTAGTCAATATGACTTTGGTACCGGAAGTGGTTCTAGCAAAAGAAGCAGGACTTTGTTATGTAGCCATTGCCATGGCTACAGATTACGATTGTTGGAGAGATTGCGGTGAAAACGTCAATGTGGCAGACGTGTTGGCTACCTTTAAGAAAAATATCACGAAAGTTACGGAACTAATTACTAGTGCCATTCCAAGAATGGCCGCCATTGATTGGACCAGTACAATCGACGATTTGAAGAGTACTGTTAACTCAAGTATTATGCTACCTCACTCCAATTGA
- the LOC129768092 gene encoding elongation factor Tu — MRSVLAQLKKNTSVYFKNAQKCFLLKSDPSFSSKICLSTDTSIIGHCNIGTIGHVDHGKTTLTAAITKVLSKEGRAEYIAYDQIDRAPEEKARGITINAAHIGYSTSKRHYAHTDCPGHADYVKNMISGASQMDGAVLVVAATDGQMPQTREHLLLARQVGVNNIVVFINKADQVDQEVIELVEIELRELLSDFGFDGINSPVVVGSALLALQGDQSELGEPAIQRLLEAIDTYVPTPTRDFVSPFLLPIDNAFTVPGRGTVVVGTLAKGTMKKNDDAELLGFDEQIKTTIGGIQIFKKDASQAKAGDNIGALLRNVKISSVQRGMLLCKAGSQRVSNHFDGTMYLLAKNEGGRSKPLTSKYIQQLFSKTWNIPCRVDLVGQDMLMPGDHGNIRLTLLRKMVMSCGQTYTIRENGKTVSTGIITKILEYVDLPQNKLIKLQLDQLQQLP; from the coding sequence ATGCGTTCTGTGTTAGcacagttaaaaaaaaacacctctgtATACTTCAAAAACGCTCAGAAATGCTTTCTGTTGAAGTCCGATCCGTCGTTTTCCAGCAAAATTTGTTTATCCACAGATACAAGCATAATCGGACACTGCAATATTGGAACAATCGGTCATGTTGACCATGGCAAAACGACGCTTACGGCAGCAATAACTAAAGTATTATCGAAAGAAGGACGAGCTGAGTACATTGCTTATGACCAAATCGATCGTGCCCCAGAGGAAAAGGCCCGTGGAATCACGATTAACGCGGCGCATATTGGGTATAGTACGTCAAAAAGACATTACGCTCACACAGATTGTCCAGGACACGCGGATTACGTTAAGAACATGATTTCCGGTGCATCTCAAATGGATGGAGCTGTGTTAGTGGTGGCTGCCACTGATGGTCAAATGCCCCAAACAAGAGAGCATTTGCTATTGGCACGACAGGTTGGAGTGAACAATATTGTTGTGTTCATCAATAAAGCCGATCAGGTTGATCAAGAAGTGATTGAACTAGTAGAAATTGAGCTAAGGGAACTGTTAAGTGATTTCGGATTTGATGGAATAAACAGCCCTGTAGTTGTAGGTTCAGCACTTCTTGCCCTACAAGGGGACCAGTCTGAGTTGGGAGAACCGGCGATACAACGTCTTCTAGAAGCAATCGATACTTACGTCCCAACACCAACGAGAGATTTTGTGTCACCTTTTCTGTTACCAATCGACAATGCATTCACTGTCCCTGGAAGAGGAACCGTAGTGGTTGGTACTCTGGCGAAGGGAACTATGAAAAAGAACGATGATGCGGAGCTCTTAGGATTTGACGAACAAATTAAAACAACGATAGGTGgaatacagattttcaaaaaagatgCTAGTCAGGCGAAAGCAGGCGACAATATTGGTGCTTTGCTCAGAAATGTTAAAATAAGTTCCGTTCAACGAGGTATGCTTCTCTGCAAGGCAGGTAGCCAACGAGTGTCAAACCACTTTGATGGTACCATGTACCTGCTTGCGAAAAATGAAGGCGGTCGTTCGAAACCACTCACATCTAAGTACATCCAACAACTGTTTAGTAAAACATGGAACATACCATGTAGGGTGGATCTTGTAGGCCAGGATATGCTTATGCCTGGAGATCATGGCAATATTCGGTTAACATTGTTAagaaaaatggtcatgtcatgTGGACAAACTTACACTATTCGCGAGAATGGGAAAACTGTATCAACtggaataataacaaaaattttggaatatGTAGATCTCCCACAGAATAAACTTATCAAGTTACAACTAGACCAGTTACAACAGCTCCCTTGA